The following coding sequences are from one Halobacteria archaeon AArc-dxtr1 window:
- a CDS encoding MarR family transcriptional regulator, which yields MVNRNYEPNDRERIVLELIKQGRENDEPWGRANPQFFREETNLEKGQVEYALRNLTAAGWIRRLNKGGLYEFVEDPREQ from the coding sequence ATGGTAAACCGGAACTACGAACCAAACGATCGTGAGAGGATCGTTCTCGAGTTAATTAAGCAAGGTAGAGAGAACGATGAGCCATGGGGGCGTGCAAATCCTCAGTTCTTTCGCGAGGAGACCAATCTCGAAAAAGGCCAAGTAGAGTACGCCCTTCGGAATCTCACCGCAGCAGGATGGATTCGCAGACTAAACAAAGGGGGTCTCTACGAGTTCGTCGAAGACCCACGAGAGCAGTGA
- a CDS encoding AAA family ATPase: MDRYDELFDETAPEGGIFREKGALDPLAAPTEVIAREAQERELATVLNGVEEGYLPPTVSVYGPPGTGKTLTTRRLCEAFAARHDAVAVEYVNLKECRSIFSAANEICLEVSGAKVGSYAGLDGAFEAIWEALESYPEWTILILDEIDQIRQDTNYEPSEFLYRLLRGEGKLKREIALSAWLVSNELLEVKLRVDSRVESAMSDEDVFFSPYGVDELTAICEPRVERAFHEGVVPAAVFETGVREAARRWGDARKALQLFRQAGETARERGLEQVTQACLEENVEATEREATIEKLLALPENHFFVLTAITGQNRDGEIKQPVTTAEVRELLQADVYPTELSGRAIRTVVSDLETMGLLETWIESRGRDGRVKQLQTTCDPQWVRAAIELHAERTAADEDADI; the protein is encoded by the coding sequence ATGGACCGCTACGACGAACTGTTCGACGAGACCGCCCCCGAGGGCGGGATCTTCCGCGAGAAGGGGGCACTCGACCCGCTGGCCGCGCCGACGGAGGTCATCGCCCGCGAGGCCCAAGAGCGCGAGCTGGCGACGGTTCTGAATGGCGTCGAGGAAGGGTATCTCCCGCCGACGGTCTCGGTCTACGGCCCGCCCGGCACCGGAAAGACGCTCACAACCCGGCGACTCTGCGAGGCGTTTGCCGCCCGCCACGACGCGGTGGCCGTCGAGTACGTCAATCTCAAAGAGTGTCGGAGCATCTTCAGTGCCGCCAACGAGATCTGTCTCGAGGTCAGCGGAGCGAAGGTGGGCTCCTATGCCGGGTTGGATGGCGCCTTCGAGGCGATCTGGGAGGCCCTCGAGAGCTATCCCGAGTGGACGATCCTCATCCTGGATGAGATCGACCAGATCCGCCAGGATACGAACTACGAGCCAAGCGAGTTTCTCTATCGGCTACTGCGCGGCGAGGGGAAGCTCAAACGCGAGATTGCGCTGTCGGCGTGGCTGGTGAGCAACGAGCTGTTGGAGGTCAAGCTCCGGGTGGATAGCCGCGTCGAAAGTGCGATGAGCGATGAGGACGTCTTCTTCTCGCCGTACGGCGTCGACGAGCTTACGGCAATCTGCGAACCGCGCGTCGAGCGGGCGTTTCACGAGGGGGTCGTCCCCGCGGCCGTCTTCGAGACGGGCGTCCGCGAGGCCGCCCGCCGGTGGGGCGATGCCCGCAAGGCGTTGCAGCTGTTCCGTCAGGCCGGCGAGACTGCCCGCGAGCGCGGCCTCGAGCAGGTGACGCAGGCGTGTCTTGAGGAGAACGTCGAGGCGACCGAACGCGAGGCGACGATCGAGAAACTGCTCGCGTTGCCGGAGAATCACTTTTTCGTGTTGACGGCGATCACCGGCCAAAATCGCGACGGCGAGATCAAACAGCCCGTGACGACAGCCGAGGTCCGCGAGCTGCTGCAAGCCGACGTCTATCCGACCGAGCTAAGCGGGCGGGCGATCCGGACGGTCGTCTCCGATCTCGAAACGATGGGGCTGCTCGAGACGTGGATCGAGTCCCGAGGCCGCGACGGCCGGGTCAAACAGCTGCAGACGACGTGCGACCCCCAGTGGGTGCGGGCGGCGATCGAGCTACACGCCGAGCGCACAGCCGCCGACGAGGACGCAGATATATAA